In one Fusarium falciforme chromosome 5, complete sequence genomic region, the following are encoded:
- a CDS encoding Putative pectate lyase C, giving the protein MKLSLSLLTLAAASAVQAAVPAFPGAEGFGKDAVGGRNGGEVYKVTNLNDSGQGSLRDAVSKPNRIVVFDVGGIIKITGRMVVSKNVYIAGQTAPGGGIMVYGNGWSFSNANDAIVRYITIRMGKGGTSGKDAITIADGKNMIFDHVSASWGRDETFSINGAVSKVTIQDTIIAQGLVSHSCGGLMQTDGGVSLFRNLYIDNKTRNPKVKGVNDFQNNVIYNWGGGGGYIAGGSDGDSYVNIMNNYFISGPHTSVTAFTRGNANFHAYVKNNFYDSNRNGKLDGSALCESTTCYSSMDIVKTPYNYPAPATARTAEQALNVVLASVGNSRTRDQVDKALIEEVKTYGKKGSQISNENDFGGVGTIASGKAPTDSDGDGIPDEWEKKNGLNPNDKSDGMKIASNGYTNLENYVNSLV; this is encoded by the exons ATGAagctctccctctctttgTTGACCCTCGCGGCTGCTTCCGCAGTCCAGGCTGCTGTTCCTGCGTTCCCCGGAGCCGAGGGCTTTGGTAAGGATGCTGTCGGTGGCCGCAATGGTGGTGAGGTCTACAAGGTGACGAATCTGAA TGATTCGGGCCAGGGTTCTCTTCGTGACGCCGTGTCAAAGCCTAACCGTATTGTCGTGTTTGACGTTGGCGGCATCATCAAGATTACTGGCCGCATGGTCGTCTCCAAGAACGTTTACATTGCTGGCCAGACTGCTCCTGGTGGT GGAATCATGGTGTACGGCAATGGTTGGTCATTCTCCAACGCCAACGATGCCATCGTGCGATACATCACCATCCGCATGGGCAAGGGAGGAACCTCGGGTAAggacgccatcaccatcgccgaTGGCAAGAACATGATCTTTGATCATGTCAGTGCCTCGTGGGGCCGTGACGAGACCTTTTCCATCAATGGAGCTGTCTCCAAGGTCACCATCCAGGACACCATCATCGCTCAAGGCCTTGTGTCGCACTCTTGCGGTGGTTTGATGCAGACCGACGGAGGAGTCAGTCTGTTCCGCAACCTGTACATTGACAACAAGACACGTAaccccaaggtcaagggagTCAACGACTTCCAGAACAAT GTCATCTACAACTGGGGAGGTGGCGGTGGCTACATTGCCGGAGGAAGTGACGGCGACAGCTACGTCAACATCATGAACAACTACTTCATTTCTGGTCCTCACACCAGTGTCACTGCTTTCACGCGAGGCAACGCCAACTTCCACGCCT ACGTCAAGAACAACTTCTACGACTCCAACCGCAACGGAAAGCTCGACGGCTCCGCCCTCTGCGAGAGCACCACCTGCTACTCCAGCATGGACATCGTCAAGACGCCCTACAACTACCCCGCCCCCGCCACCGCCCGCACGGCGGAACAGGCCCTCAACGTGGTCCTCGCCAGCGTCGGCAACTCGCGAACCCGCGACCAGGTCGACAAAGCCCTCatcgaggaggtcaagacgTACGGAAAGAAGGGATCTCAGATCTCCAACGAGAATGACTTTGGCGGCGTGGGCACGATTGCGAGCGGCAAGGCGCCTACGGACTCGGATGGTGATGGTATTCCTGATgagtgggagaagaagaatggTCTCAACCCCAATGATAAGTCTGACGGTATGAAGATTGCCTCTAACGGGTACACCAACCTGGAGAACTATGTCAACTCTCTTGTTTAG